Proteins encoded by one window of Deinococcus fonticola:
- a CDS encoding acetate kinase: MLTLVLNSGSSSVKFALLDPRSSEVRLSGLTERLGSDAASATLKTGGEKKQVTLKDGTYASAFGLIAGELDALNVRQEVQAVGHRVVHGGEKFSGSVLLTPEVMAALRECIPLAPLHNPPNIAGIEAAQLAFPNLPQVGVFDTAFHQTMPPVAYRYAVPESWYTQHGVRRYGFHGTSHQYVAQEAAKMLGKPLEDLNLVTAHLGNGCSATAVRGGQSVDSSMGFTPLEGLVMGTRSGDVDPGLHDFMARQAGLTLTQIMTALNKESGLLGVSGLTNDMRELEAAAARGHERAALALDLFIYRLAKTVAALSVPLGRLDALVFTGGIGENSELVRARTLGHLGLLGFKLDEHANQQAVRGQGGLITTPGSTPALVVNTNEELMIARETMRLVALNP; this comes from the coding sequence ATGTTGACTCTGGTTTTAAACAGCGGGTCGAGCAGTGTGAAATTTGCCCTGCTCGACCCGCGCTCCAGCGAAGTGCGCCTCTCCGGCCTGACCGAGCGCCTGGGGTCGGACGCCGCGTCCGCCACCCTGAAAACAGGCGGCGAGAAGAAGCAGGTGACGCTCAAAGACGGCACCTACGCCTCGGCTTTTGGGCTGATCGCCGGAGAACTCGACGCCCTGAATGTTCGCCAGGAGGTGCAAGCTGTCGGTCACCGCGTGGTGCACGGCGGTGAGAAATTCAGCGGCTCGGTGCTGCTGACGCCGGAAGTGATGGCGGCCCTGCGCGAGTGCATTCCCCTGGCGCCGCTGCACAACCCGCCCAACATCGCCGGAATCGAGGCGGCGCAGCTGGCCTTTCCGAACCTGCCGCAGGTGGGCGTGTTCGACACGGCCTTCCACCAGACCATGCCCCCTGTGGCCTACCGCTACGCCGTGCCGGAAAGCTGGTACACCCAGCACGGCGTGCGCCGCTACGGCTTTCACGGCACCAGCCACCAGTACGTGGCGCAGGAAGCCGCCAAGATGCTGGGCAAGCCGCTGGAAGACCTGAACCTGGTCACCGCGCACCTGGGCAACGGGTGCAGCGCCACCGCCGTCCGGGGCGGCCAGAGCGTGGACAGCAGCATGGGCTTCACGCCGCTCGAAGGGCTGGTCATGGGCACCCGCAGCGGCGACGTCGACCCGGGCCTGCACGACTTCATGGCCCGCCAGGCCGGCTTGACGCTGACGCAGATCATGACCGCCCTTAACAAGGAAAGCGGGCTACTGGGGGTCTCTGGCCTCACCAACGACATGCGCGAACTGGAGGCCGCCGCCGCGCGGGGCCACGAACGCGCCGCGCTGGCCCTCGACCTGTTCATCTACCGCCTCGCCAAGACGGTGGCCGCCCTCAGCGTGCCGCTGGGCCGACTCGACGCCCTGGTGTTTACCGGCGGAATCGGGGAGAACAGCGAGCTGGTGCGCGCCCGCACCCTGGGTCACCTCGGCCTGCTGGGCTTCAAACTCGACGAACACGCCAACCAGCAGGCCGTGCGCGGCCAGGGCGGCCTTATCACCACCCCCGGCAGCACGCCCGCCCTGGTCGTGAACACCAACGAGGAACTGATGATCGCGCGGGAAACGATGCGGCTGGTGGCCCTGAACCCGTAA
- the tsaE gene encoding tRNA (adenosine(37)-N6)-threonylcarbamoyltransferase complex ATPase subunit type 1 TsaE translates to MSLPLNLPLNTGETRLLRGLEEQQALGAAFALALPTGALLFLEGELGAGKTSFTQGLVGALGFRDSVTSPTYALMHVYPTAQGQVLHVDAYRVRDVGELYDMDLDDLISGSRLSVVEWGEGLYADYQPAPILRFAHVDGQPEVREVTRIR, encoded by the coding sequence GTGAGCTTGCCCCTGAACCTGCCGCTGAACACGGGTGAAACGCGCCTGCTGCGCGGCCTGGAAGAGCAGCAGGCGCTGGGCGCGGCCTTTGCGCTGGCCCTGCCGACCGGCGCCCTGCTGTTTCTGGAAGGCGAGCTGGGCGCGGGCAAAACGTCGTTTACGCAGGGGCTGGTCGGCGCCCTGGGCTTCCGTGACAGTGTGACCAGTCCCACCTACGCGCTGATGCACGTGTACCCCACCGCGCAGGGACAGGTGCTGCACGTGGACGCCTACCGCGTGCGCGACGTGGGCGAACTGTACGACATGGATCTGGACGACCTGATCTCGGGCAGTCGCCTGAGTGTCGTCGAGTGGGGCGAGGGACTGTACGCCGATTACCAGCCCGCCCCCATCCTACGTTTCGCGCACGTGGACGGCCAGCCGGAAGTGCGCGAGGTCACGCGAATCCGCTGA